A section of the Dermacoccus nishinomiyaensis genome encodes:
- a CDS encoding helix-turn-helix domain-containing protein, whose protein sequence is MNTAAGSDPYRVIAHPMRSRILAHLRLHGGSTSAELARALGTHTGATSYHVRVLEGAGLVEDTGLGNAKTRVWALVDESDDTDDANPSDALEFLDDADAEDARWLEHDFITHVSERAHAWVDEQDAWPYVWQDECRAFDSPVLVSEEQMSALRSEMEALLARYRRAGAGTPGARRVAVTVVPLPLPNVT, encoded by the coding sequence ATGAACACGGCCGCGGGCAGCGACCCCTACCGCGTCATCGCCCATCCGATGCGTTCGCGCATCCTCGCGCACCTGCGTCTGCACGGCGGTTCGACGTCTGCCGAACTGGCCCGAGCCCTCGGCACGCACACCGGGGCGACGAGCTACCACGTGCGCGTGCTCGAGGGCGCAGGCCTGGTCGAGGACACCGGGCTCGGCAACGCGAAGACGCGCGTCTGGGCTCTCGTCGACGAATCGGACGACACCGATGACGCGAATCCCAGCGATGCCCTCGAGTTCCTCGACGACGCCGACGCCGAAGACGCGCGCTGGCTTGAGCACGACTTCATCACGCACGTCAGTGAGCGCGCCCACGCCTGGGTCGACGAGCAGGACGCCTGGCCCTACGTGTGGCAGGACGAGTGCCGCGCGTTCGACTCCCCCGTCCTCGTGAGCGAGGAGCAGATGAGCGCTCTGCGCTCCGAGATGGAGGCGCTTCTTGCGCGGTATCGCCGAGCCGGCGCAGGCACCCCGGGTGCGCGAC